The region ATTTTTTACTTacatcctgcaggctgtctgatcccCAACCCTCCCCATCCCCGTCATAGCTTGCAACACAGCCTTGGTGATAGTTAATAGTTTCATTCTTGAAtgagtctggaaaaaaaaaatccaacttttAATCATTCTTTCTTGCAGGTGGCTTAGGTGGGTTCAGGAAAAATTTAAAGTGAAAGgaacttggggggaaaaaccctCCCTTTTATCCAATGCTGATCAATCAGTCACCCACAGACTGCATCTGGCTCCACCCTAATTTTCTGTGGTTCCTTACCTCACCCAAGAGAGGTTTCATCCCTGGGAGGGAAGTCTAAAGCTGGCAGGTAGCCCTAGATCCGGCCAACATTGCTTGTAGGCTTCTTCCCTACTCCATGGTGCAGTGAGAGGATGCCATTTCTGTAATATTGTAGAAGATCTCATTTTCTGTGGGGCAGCAACTGGGTGTAAAGTGGTGCCTTATGGCTTACAAAGCATCATGAGCTGTTGCTTTGTTGCTTTGGAGTTGGCCAAATCTACATGAAATTACAGCAGGCTTCCTGCAGGGTGCTCATAGATTCTGAAACAGCTCTCTTGTAGACTGGTCTATGGCAGCATCTGGTTTATGTTTCTGGTTTATGAAGCATGTGTTCTCACCCAACAGCTGCCCCTGGACGTTCAAGCCAACCCTgtagtcccagtgctaaatgaaAAGCTCAGCTGATATTCTCTTATTTAACCCTGAGATTTTCATCCAGGGGGCTTGGGTCCTGATGAGCCAATACGCAGTCACTGTCGTTGTTGGATCTCTTCTATAAAGGTTTCGCCCCCAAATCCCCCCGCACAAAAAGTCTCTTCAAACAGCCCCCCCTTTCACAGCctgtatactgtatatacttCAGTATATGTGTTTTGAAATAATCCCAGGGTGTGATGTCTCTGGCCACTTGGCAACCCTGGGCACAGCCATGTGCAAAATTGGAGAATAGCCTGGCGCTATTTGAAAGGTTTGAGTTAACGTGTTATTCATCGATTCATTTCCCAGTAGTGGCAGTGCAACTCCTACTGCTGTCATTGTGGGAGGACGATATGGCCAAGCAGGGCTTATAAAAAGAGCGCATGAGTGTGATGTGTATTCTTCACGCCTTTCAGATTCCCTGGCAGAGAGCAGAGATGGGCTCCTCAGTACCTTTCCTTGTGTACTCTTGGGTTCTCCTACCATTACTTGCAGCAGGCAAAGGTAAGGCATGTTTCATGGATCGGTTCTGGCTCCACTGAGCAAAGTTAACATACCACTTCCAACAGATCTCATGTAACAGGCATAGTTTTAACATttaaagtaaaaaacaaacaaacagctttttaatttttgttgcgctgaattcatttttttcaaacacacaaaatatatgaaagaatttttttaaagcatcctaAATGTATTGAgactgcacactttcctgggagtaaacctcactgcaTACAATGGGGCATACgttcaagtaaatatgcataggcttgtgctattgGAGATGTAACTATAGAGTCATAATTAGTCATTTGTTCATAACACATTATTTTTCATGTAGTATGTAGAATAATCACACTTGGACAGAAGACAGATATCTGGATCGCCTGAGGCAAGAGCATCTTAGGAAGGCAGATGATAAAGTATGAAAGAGAATGTGAAGCCTGTTGAGGAATCTTACGAGCAAAGAACCAGAAagactggatgggggggggagtatctGGTGCAACCAGGCATTGGCTTTGATGAGGTATGGGCCAAATGAAAGTCATATATACCCCTCAGCCTCAATCACCTTATCTGGTCGCCCTTTATCCTGGTGCACAATTGCTTATAACTGGCTTCACTCAGCCAATCAGGAGATAACAGGAGTAAGCCCACTTTTTTGAGGTCATAATGCAGTAGTCCATTAGGTTTCAGGCATAACTGCAGCATAGGTCAAAAGAGAGGAAAATGCTTGTAGTTCACTGTTGTCCAAGGACATCTAACCAaacttaataataaaaaaaaaacctttcaataAAACTTCCTGCATTGAACAGCTGTTATATCCAGTTTCATTTTCATCCACATCTATTTTCTGTAGGTGCACTAGAATATTTACTAACCTTCAGCATTCATATAGTGCAAAGTGTTTCATGGAAATTATCCAGGTGTAATCCATGCAACAATCTGCTAGGTAAGTGTTATTACCCCCCAAATTGCGGCTGAAGCTGAGAAGCAGCGGTTTGCCTGAGAACATCTGGCAAGTTCTTggtagaggtgagatttgaacaaaGGGCATCCTGATTTGCAGATCAGTTGCCAACTGCTGCATAAGACcaactcttatttatttatttatttatttatttatttatttatttatttattactattcTGCCTGAGGACTACTGTTGTATTGATCCAAGGCAGTGATCAATATATCAAAGAACACTAGAAGAACACCAAAAAGTCCAAACACAATGAGAAGTGTTGCAAAAAACACTTTCCAGGAGTGATGACAGGTGGCCTACTAAGTTGGAAATGGGTGCTCTGAACGACTCCAGATTGCATTCTCTGTTGTAGCTTCTGTTATTTTTCCTGTTTCCTTTTCAGAGCCTCCACCCTGTGTCTTTCCCTTCGTTTTTGGGGGGAGATCCTTTTCCTCATGCACCAGTGATGGCGCTGGTGATGGGCAGCTGTGGTGTGCCACAACCCCCAACTATGACACAGATCGCCAATGGAAGCAGTGCGCTCTTCAAGGTGAGGGATGCCAATCCGCATGCAATGACAAGCAGTGctgcagaattaaaaaaaaaagaacataacaAAACTGGGTGGCAGTTGTTATCCCTCTCCACAACTCAGATATATGGGGGAAATATTATTGTTATGAGGATTATTTTACCTTCTGTCACCTAAGATGCACTCTAAGTGCCCCACCTGCTGCTCCCCCAGTGACATTCAGATATCCATATTCTCCTTGCTAGATAACATGTGAAATCCTGTGGACGGGAAGCTTCTTGGACAGGCAATTTGAAGATGAAGTTATCACTTCACTCTCAACCTTTCTTCCCAAATCTCATCTAAGGGGATGGTGACTAGGGCTCTAATACCCACATTTGTGCATAATGCACAGTTGGTTTATGAAGTCtccatttcaaaaagaaaacagatttacaacccaatcctgagttcctgTGGCACGCAGCTTTGAAGGCACCGAAAACaactgccaccgcatcctgcgcgCCTCAGGCTACCGCAGGTGGcagctcaggagaaggggacttttgtccgagtaagggaagtacccctgcaatggggctgagGGAAGAGCATTTGCGCAGGGCGCTGAGCTCCAccgaacccacctccttccttatctgctccctccccatcacacttcctcctcgccctctccccaccatccacctgcctccctcattcctgcctccccccaccccagcttatCTTActgtggctcggtggtccatgcaactgctgaaTAGGGGGGCCAAGCTCCCacctggcgctggcccagcaccagccagcactgggctagcacgggtgctcactcagcagtaagcctcacaaacgtgccttacagcatgtttgcgacagtgcgccgGTGTTAAGCTGGCGCATCGAGCTCAGGATCTTACTCTCCTCAGAATATCTGTGATAGCTCCTGAAACGGGGCAGTGCCATATATGGAATATGCTTCCCCTCCCAGAAGGATGGTTAAAGGAGGAGAACGGCTAATTATTAGTGCAAATATACATAAAAGCTTTCTTCATGTCTTTGTCTAGAACATGGAGGGAATTCTGAAGGTCGGCCATGTGTTTTTCCCTTCACCTACTGGGGCGACACCTACtacacctgcaccagcaaaaactCCCGTAAAGGAAGATTCTGGTGTGCCACAACTGGGAGCTACGATAAGGACAGGAAATGGAGCTACTGTGCCGACACAAGTATTTGGACTGGGGGACTGTTGTAATAGAAGCCTTATTGGGGTTGTTGGAAGAGGGTTGGTGGTAATGAGGGCATTTTCATGCATAAGCCAGAAAGCtatttaggacccagtcctattcccTGCCAACCCATAGCATGccgacagagcatgtgctgcatactatggggggggggaggttgatttaaaaaatagggttttttttacttacttccccataggctacctgacttccaatgggtcttcttggatctataccagttatttagctgaggagtctgaggagactcaaGGTGTGGTTTGGagagaggaaagggggataggatctcagcaaaCATGGCTGACGATGAGATCCTCCTTGTCCTGCCTGGCCCACTCTCCACTTTGAACTACCCCAAGTACTCCTCCAAACTGGCCGTATTGCTCTGgtgttgctgctgagatccatcgTCACACATGTGTGGTCTCTGGCTGTTTGTGCTTGAGGCCCCAGCCTGCATGACAGCAGTTGGCCCaggacttacagtggcagatagcaagatccaccactgtaagcaCTGGATAGCATTTGTTATTTGTACTATAAATGCGACGTTTTGCCTGTGGTATCCACAGTGATCAGACATTCACAAAAACAGATGTGTGAAATGCTCTGGGATGGTAGAGTATGTTTACCTTGACCTGGAAATACACTAGAACTGAGCAGAGAGTTATGCAGCGTGCAATGGAACTATAAAAATGGGAGTGTTACATTCAGTGAAAGCTCAGCAGTTTTCATCGAGGTCAGTCAGAGAAGGAAGCATGTGTTGAATTTTTCTATTAGAGTCTAATTGAACTGGCTGTTGCCCCAGGCACTTGTTCGGTGGTTGAATCGTATTGAGGAATCCGGATCACCAAGTGCATGAGAAGGATCAGGGAAGCACTGTAGTGATAAAAGaagtctttctctttctctctcccgcCATCCTTCCAGGACTCAATGAGAATCCTACAGGGCCATGTGTCTTTCCTTTCACCTACAACGGCAAATCCCAGAGTACTTGCATAGCAGACGGGATGACCAGTGGGAAACTGTGGTGCTCTCTCTCCAGCAACTATGATATGAATTCCAAGTGGACGTACTGTGAGCCCTCAGGTAGGAAtgacagaggcagcaaaggaggcAAGCGAAGCATGGCTCTGCTCCAGAAAGTACTTTGAAGCATGTGAGAATAATGAACGGGGGGAAAGGGACTCAGTATTACGGTCTCAAAAAAATCTCTCCCTCAGTTGCtgaatttctgttttaaaaatggtATTTTCCTTCTTTCATCCCTGTCTCTGTTTCTTTTGACTCATAAGTTTGGCTAAATTACttatttttatatacatatattcagCATTGTCCCTGGTTGCCAAGATGTTCCAGGCACCTAATGAAAGCTATCtttgggcgcaattctaaccaacttttcagcagtggcatagctgtgccattgggacatgtgctgcatcctgctgttagGGGATagtcatgtttgttcccttacctcggagttccattgcccttggtgctggaaaattggttaggattgcgcccttaaaaaaataaaaacaacaataataaataaaaataatagcagcaaaaaacaaaacaaacaaaccaaaaaacacCTATAATACTACAGCAGAAAGACACAAGAAGGTCAGTCAAACAGAAGAGACCAAAGGCTAGAGAGAAAGAGCAAGGCAAAATTACAAAGCTCTTTAGACTTTGTGGGAAGTGTAACAATGCAGTTCTTCGTTCCagtggaagggagttccaaagtTCTGAAACTTCCACAGAGAAGGCCCCACCCTGGTTGCAGTCTAGCCTTGGCCAAAGACACAGGCACACTGAAGCCGTatttgtgtatacacacacacaggccaaGACAAAATTCATCGAAAGCAAGTAAAATGCATTTTTGCTATGCCTACTTTGAATTTTTGAACAAATTTTGCTCATTTCTGTGCCCACACCTGCCAAATTTCCCCATACATTTCTCCTCAGCTGCAAGGGTGCACGGGGGATCTTTATGTTTAGAGTGGAAGGAGGATATGGTGGAGCGCATCCTTGGAATCCCCCTGCATGTGTATTTTTCTACGATGGCCCATTTGACCAACCTGTCGGTATTACTGTTAATAATGCACAGGTGAAGGAACTTTGGAAGGTGCAACGTTTTCCATTACAAAGTGTCCAAATTCCAAAAAGCTGCATTTGCGTGCACCAAATTTAATCTCTACCCCAACATAGCCACACTGGATGTTCTTAGTTGGAAGGGGTGGGTGGTTACAGGCTCTCTTCATGTTGCTTCAACTAATGCTGTCTCGTCTTTCACTGTGTTTCCTCATCAGAGCCCAGACCCTGCCAATTTCCTTTCATATACAGGAATAGATCCTATTCGTCATGTATCACGAAAGGAACTTCTGACGGGCATCTGTGGTGTGCCACAACTTCAGACTACGATAAGGACAGCAAATGGAAAATGTGTGTCCCTCACGGTAGGTTGACCGACTGTTGATCAAGGGTGTTTTTACAAAAAAATGCCCATCATGAAAATGACAAATCGCATATGAAATGTCTTGATGCTTCTCTTACTATCACTGTTTGCAGCAGTCACAGAGCACCATGTAGTATAAGGTAGAGGCAAAAACAATGGTGTTGCTGGAGTGTTTTTCCCCAGGggcaggtgtcacccccccccgctGCACGCCACTCCCCCACTCACAGTGCCAAGCATTGGTTGCTGTCGCCTGGTACAGTAATGAGATGACTTGGTGGTGACAAGATGACACCACCACCCTCTTTCTGGCCTCaatccttcctctccctgccctggtcgCTGCTGTGTCTCTCCTTGCCCtattccacacacccccccccatctccaatctGCCCTCCGAGTTTACTGGTGCTGGAACTTGTTGGAAGGCCGCTGAAATGTGGCCACAGCTTCTCGCCGCTTCTGGTGGCGGCTCGGCTGTGCTGAATTGTTTACTGCTGtctgcaacagccagaaaggacACTGTGCTGCTAGAACACATGCTCCAGCATTGAAGCAcgtccataagattgggccataagttactTAAGTCTGAACCGCTTGCTTCTGAAGAACTGGAAATGCACTGACTGCCCAGTCCTACCTTCTCCCACTGAGGCTAATACAGCTGTACCGATGAAGCGAGTATGGCATCCAGTGGTGGACGGGGGGCAATTGGACAGTCAGCAGGAAGCacgtaaaaatattttctacttatccccagtaggctgcccaattgcctatgggtTTTCTTGGACCTGAGCCAACCATTTTGCTGTTAtacgtccaaggagagaaaaggggtagggCAGTCTGGGCTAGAGAGGTAGGGCACTGGTGCGAGCCATtcactccctcccttctcctccctagttccaggaatggaactaaTAGGAATGGGCCTGAGTCAGCTAAGTTCCTTTCCAGGTCTTCTCTCTCTTTGTCTTTCTACTGCTGCCTCTCCTTCTTCCagtgtaaaaggacagtaaataAGCTTCGAATAAGTGGACTGGAAAAAGTGAGCAGATGAGGCAGGGCGTTCCTTTGGGGCAGACAATGGGAAAGATTTAAAAGTATGGAATAAAAGCCCGTGGTTGGAAGGTGATAGAGAATCAAAGCAGAGATTTCACATTAAGGGAAAGGGAGATTCCGAATTAGAGAAGAAAGCTATGATAAAATCCAGCTAGCGGTATTTCACATAGAGAAGTTGTTTCTGTTGTTAACCTATGACCCCACCTTATACTTTGTTAAATCACTGGTCTGGCTAGGTCCTAAAGGCCCACACtaggagttcccaaagtgtgtatcACGACACCTTAGCATTGTGGCACTCTCACAAGGGGTGCTGCGGGATGcccctggtggcccctcctacttgcTGTCGTAGATGTGAAATcttacaagatccaagatgatggtgcccaaatcttgtgagatttgggtactaccttcttggatctcatgagactgtgtgagattcaagatggtggcgcccGGCTAAGCTGGAAAGAAAAGACTGTGGGAGCTTCAGGACCCAGGTAAGTTTAGGAACCAATGGTCTATGGGCAGAGGTTCTTCATGATAtcagagagggtttttttttctagcCCTATCTGGAAATGTGTGGacttgaacctaggaccttctacaaatggaacatgtgctctaccactgagctatgtatGGCCTCATTCCCAGGGCTCAGTCCCAtgcttttattttgtcctcagACCTAAAATAATGATAATCTAATTCCCTCGTACAGTTGGACTAAGTGCTATCCACTATTGTTTTGTGTTCCCACATTTGCAGAGTATGGTGGAAACAGTGAAGGTAAGGAATGCCACTTCCCTTTCACCTACAAGAAACAGACCTTTTTTGACTGCACTGATCAGGATGAGCCGAGTGGGAGATTCTGGTGCGCCACCACAAAGGACTATGATGAAGACAAGAGGTGGAGCTTCTGTGCCGACATAAATAGGAATCCTGGGACTGCAGGTAgagtggcagggaaaaaaagTTGGTTTCAGGCTTTGAGTGAAAGAAGTGTTTGGTACATCAGGAAATGCAGCCAAGGGAATGCTAAGAACAGGGatgtccaactcatttcatatagtgggtttAATAGCGTGCATTGCgcatgctgagggccggaagtgacatcattaagcaggaagtgatatcatcaagtagATGGCTAGAAATGAACaatttgttctcatatagaaacttaTTACCTGCAAACGATGGCAGAGAAAATGAGCAACaccttgcagctcagcagctgagaggtggcctGCCAAGTGACAcgttggcagaagtggcactgctgaagggCAGCCTGTAtgatgataattgggctcccccagcaccttggcagcacctccctctctcagtcctcttggtctgccccttattTCCCAGCATTCCTtgtgttctgaggccttctttTCTTTGCTCCCTCCCAGAACTGTGGCtgagagctgctgaaagggtggtgctgggacagTGCAGTTATCACGGG is a window of Tiliqua scincoides isolate rTilSci1 chromosome 5, rTilSci1.hap2, whole genome shotgun sequence DNA encoding:
- the LOC136652351 gene encoding epididymal sperm-binding protein 1-like, with product MGSSVPFLVYSWVLLPLLAAGKASVIFPVSFSEPPPCVFPFVFGGRSFSSCTSDGAGDGQLWCATTPNYDTDRQWKQCALQEHGGNSEGRPCVFPFTYWGDTYYTCTSKNSRKGRFWCATTGSYDKDRKWSYCADTRLNENPTGPCVFPFTYNGKSQSTCIADGMTSGKLWCSLSSNYDMNSKWTYCEPSEPRPCQFPFIYRNRSYSSCITKGTSDGHLWCATTSDYDKDSKWKMCVPHEYGGNSEGKECHFPFTYKKQTFFDCTDQDEPSGRFWCATTKDYDEDKRWSFCADINRNPGTAEQGNNTASQELCSFPFTYKGKTYSSCTTEGEFSGKLWCSLTSNYIGRWKYCQPSDLPGQNSYKS